The stretch of DNA TTGGCTTGATTGGTACTGCACCTTGTGGGCCAGTTAATGATTTAACCCTGTGTTTGTCTGAAAGTGCCGGTGCCGAATTTGGCCCTCGGTTAAGCAATTTCTCTATCCCATATGCCCTGAAAGCCATTTACGATCATGGTGCCGGTACCGTCTTTATCATTAACGTTCTTGACCCAGATAAACACCGTAATGAAGCCACTGGCCATTCAATAACCTTCGGTGTGAATAATCGGGCTTCTCTGCCTCATGCCGCCATTATTTCTGCTGTCGTAAAAGCGGATAATGTCACTTATGTGGCAGATACGGATTACACCATCAATCTGGTCACTGGTGAGCTGATCCGAATGACCACTGGCAGTATTCCGGCAAAAGGGACCGTCACGGTGGACTATACCTATGCCGACCCAAGTAAAGTGACACCGGCTGATATTATTGGTGCGGTTAATGCGGCTGGAAATCGCACCGGCTTAAATGCGCTCGAAGATGCCTATAACCGATATGGCTTCTTTGCAAAACTCATTATTGCGCCGGGCTTTAGTACTCTAAATAGTGTCAGTACGGAGCTTATTGCCGCTGCTGATAAATATGGTGCTATGGCATTAATCGATGCACCGATTGGTACCACGCCTAACCAAGCTATCAGTGGCCGTGGCCCGATGGGTACGATTAACTTTGCCACCTCAAGCGATCGGGCAATTCTCTGTTACCCACATCTGAAGGTCTATGATTCAGCGACCAACAGTAACTTTTTAGAACCAATGTCACAGCGCCAGGCCGGGCTTATGGCTGCAAAAGACCTTGAGCGCGGTTATTGGTGGAGTCCGTCCAATACTGAGTTTAAAGGTATTGTCGGTGCTGAACGTTCACTGTCTGCTCGTATTGATGATCCAAATAGTGAAGTCAATCTTCTGAATGAAAATGGCATCGTGACGGTCTTCAACAGTTTTGGTACCGGTTTACGCTCTTGGGGAAACCGATCCGCAGCCTGGCCATCGACGACCCATATGAAGAACTTCATCTCCGTTCGTCGGGTAAAAGACATCATTGATGAGAGTATCCGCTATTCATCCCTACAGTTTGTGGATATGCCCATCACGCAGGCCGTCATTGATGCCATTGTTGAATCGGTCAATCAGTTCTTCAGAAAGCTGATTGGTGATGGTGCACTATTGGGTGGCGAGTGCTGGTATGACGCAGAACGCAACCCTCAAACTCAATTAGAACTGGGAAATGTTCTGTTTCAGTACAAGATGACACCGCCACCACCCATGGAGCGCATCACGTATGAGTCAGAGATTACCGGTGAATATCTTGCAGCCCTGAAAGGAGGTAACTGATTATGGCGGGTTTTCAAGCGCACAGAATTAATAACGCGGCGGTTTATCTTGACGGTAACAGCTATCTGGCAAAAGCATCTGAAGTGGATTTAGGCAGTGTTAAAACCGTGATGTCCGACTTTAACGGCCTTGGGCTTGTTGGTGTGATTGAACTGCCTGATGGTTTAGATAAAGTGGAGGGAAAGATAGTCTGGAACTCCCTTTATCAAGATGCTGTCAGTAAAATTGCTACACCGTTTACAACAGTTTCTCTGCAATGCCGTAGCAATATTGACGTGCATACAAGCCAGGGGCGAGTTGACCAGTTGCCCCTCGTTACACTCATGACGGTAGCATTCAAAGAATACCAACTCGGTAGTTTTAAACCCCGAGAGGCGACAAC from Limnobaculum xujianqingii encodes:
- a CDS encoding phage tail sheath subtilisin-like domain-containing protein: MAANFLHGVETLEIENGPRAIRVVKSAVIGLIGTAPCGPVNDLTLCLSESAGAEFGPRLSNFSIPYALKAIYDHGAGTVFIINVLDPDKHRNEATGHSITFGVNNRASLPHAAIISAVVKADNVTYVADTDYTINLVTGELIRMTTGSIPAKGTVTVDYTYADPSKVTPADIIGAVNAAGNRTGLNALEDAYNRYGFFAKLIIAPGFSTLNSVSTELIAAADKYGAMALIDAPIGTTPNQAISGRGPMGTINFATSSDRAILCYPHLKVYDSATNSNFLEPMSQRQAGLMAAKDLERGYWWSPSNTEFKGIVGAERSLSARIDDPNSEVNLLNENGIVTVFNSFGTGLRSWGNRSAAWPSTTHMKNFISVRRVKDIIDESIRYSSLQFVDMPITQAVIDAIVESVNQFFRKLIGDGALLGGECWYDAERNPQTQLELGNVLFQYKMTPPPPMERITYESEITGEYLAALKGGN
- a CDS encoding phage major tail tube protein, producing MAGFQAHRINNAAVYLDGNSYLAKASEVDLGSVKTVMSDFNGLGLVGVIELPDGLDKVEGKIVWNSLYQDAVSKIATPFTTVSLQCRSNIDVHTSQGRVDQLPLVTLMTVAFKEYQLGSFKPREATTFETPFSVTSIRQLVNGKETLMLDYLTNIYRVDGKDQLAKYRANIGQ